The nucleotide window CACTATTTAAGATGTCACTTTTCCAGCAAAATTGACCAATTTGAACAGAACGTTTCGAACTGGATAGATCAAGGGAAGTGGTTATTTTATTGGAGAAAATGTGCGGCAAAAGACAAGATATACCTGCTATACATACTGCAGATGAAGAATTTGCTTTGTCTACAGAAGAGCTTCACACGTTGCCTTGTTGTGGCCAGCCTGCTTGCACCTGCTACAGAGCCGTATAAGAGTGGTTACCTTGTTGGGATTAAACCTCTTTCTTCTTGGTTTATCTGATGTGCGTGGCTTGGGAGGTGGGATCGTTGCCCCGGCACTAAAATCAAAGGTATCCATGTCAGGAATTGGGAGGATTGTTCCTGAATATGTCATATGGTAGCTCTCTATTTTAAAAAACTTGGAACAGTAGTCGTAGAAAGATCGTCCAATCCTGTTAAACACAGCAACAGCATGCATACAAGGGAGGCCAGAAAGTTGCCACCTCCGACATGTGCATTCCCAATTTGCAAGATTAACAACAAAAATACCACTGCCCCGCACTTCAAACACAGTCTCGGAAGAGCACAGCACGGTCAGCTTACTAGCCTTCGACATCTCACCCTGCGCTTTGAAATCCATGGAAGGTGTTAAAGGCCCTTCCCATGACTTGCAGGCTTCACGCCTTGCTTCCATTATCTCCGCTATTTTTATTCTCAGAGAGTCTATCATCAGCACCATGGACCCCTCCTTCTTTGTTGGTATCCAGTTATTAAATGCATCAACAATGTTTGATGAGAAATGGTCATACCGACAGCCCGTGAAGACGGCATCTGACCAATGCTCTGGCTTACTCGCAATGATCCAGTCGGCAGCTTCAGTGGATATATTCCTTATGCTCTCAATTGATGCATTAAACTCATCAATGCTGCATGCTTCGGCCGCACGAGTAAAATCTTCGACCATCGCATCTCTTATCTGTTGCGACCATGGTCCCTTCCTCAGTTCTCCTCTGAATTCCTCCATGATATGATGTAAACAGAAGGCATGGTGGCTATCTTCAAACACATGTGGGACAGCAGCATCCAGACCCTTTTGTCCATTGGACAAGAATGTCATAGCATTGAATGGGTAGCTGTGATATTGGAGAGCAATCCTCAGCTGCATCAAGAACCAAACCCAGCTGTCATAACTTTCATCTTCAACCACATTAAATGCCACTGGAAAGACACCATCATCTGCATCAACTGCAGCCGCAACCAGCAACTTGTACTCATTTGTGGCCTTGAGCGGAACCTTGTCAAGAAAAAGGAGGGGCCTGCACCCATTTGCAAAACCGTGTAAAGAAGCATGGAATGCGATAAAAACACGGCGTGTATCCACTGTCTGAGACAATTCAAGTGAGCTCCCTGGGTTAGTCTGAAAAAGTCTATCACGGTACCAGGGCAAATGGCCAAATGTCTCCCTCATAACATGAAACATCTCCTTCTGTGCCACTTCTCTACCCCGCCAAACCTGTGAATAGGTCAGCAGAACTCCATATTCTTCATATATTTCTTTGACAAGGTCCTTCGGCTTGAGTGATGCATTCACACGCAGTTTCTCCTTAATGATGGTAGTCAGCCACTGCCTTGTTGCTCGCCGCTGACCCTCTCCACCTTCTCCTCCACATGTGTGCACATCAGTCATTTTCTTGATAACAAACTTCTTGCTACGAGATGACTCAGATGCATGCAATCGCCAGGTGCAGCCATCCCCAACACACTTCACAGTCACTCTGGTGGTTTCATTTTTTATGAACCGGTACGCAAATCCTTTCGCGATGGAATACTTGCACAACTGAGCTCGGAAATCCTTCACGTTATCAAATTCTTGACCAACACCTTTAATAATGTCATCCCAGAACATAGTGGGGTTACTGGTAAGTTCCTGGGGAGGATCTATTATTATCTCCGAACCATCATATGCATTGATTGAATCATCAAAAGGCCCAATTAGTTCCCTGCAAAAGCCATGCAAGCATCGTTGGAACTTACATTTTTTGATTTTTACGAACTTTGTAAAGCACAAGACATAACTTGACTAGATAACTACCTTTGTGTGGTATCGACGAGAGCAAGCTTCTCCTGATTCATAACCTCTGGAGCAGAGGAAACAGCTTCAGCTGTGGTGGCAAAGGTAACATCACGTCCAAATTCTAGTTGAAAATCCCTAGTTTCATCAAGGACAATAAATTATTTGTTTCAAACAGCATCACATCACAAGTAAAATGATTGATCCTTAGTCCTTACAATCTACAAGTAAAGTAATCGTGCATAACAGTCCAACCAACGGATAACATATACGTAATCATGTGGCTGGAAGAGGGGCATCTATCTATGATGAACTAACAGTTCACTAAGCATTAACTGATCACAAAGTAGGGTTCATAAAAACAAATCTGTAACTCCTTCAAATGAAAGAGGAACAACAAAAGTAGCAGTAACAGAAAAATACAGAGACTGCAAAAAAAAATCACCTAAGGCACGCAATCAGAACNNNNNNNNNNNNNNNNNNNNNNNNNNNNNNNNNNNNNNNNNNNNNNNNNNNNNNNNNNNNNNNNNNNNNNNNNNNNNNNNNNNNNNNNNNNNNNNNNNNNNNNNNNNNNNNNNNNNNNNNNNNNNNNNNNNNNNNNNNNNNNNNNNNNNNNNNNNNNNNNNNNNNNNNNNNNNNNNNNNNNNNNNNNNNNNNNNNNNNNNNNNNNNNNNNNNNNNNNNNNNNNNNNNNNNNNNNNNNNNNNNNNNNNNNNNNNNNNNNNNNNNNNNNNNNNNNNNNNNNNNNNNNNNNNNNNNNNNNNNNNNNNNNNNNNNNNNNNNNNNNNNNNNNNNNNNNNNNNNNNNNNNNNNNNNNNNNNNNNNNNNNNNNNNNNNNNNNNNNNNNNNNNNNNNNNNNNNNNNNNNNNNNNNNNNNNNNNNNNNNNNNNNNNNNNNNNNNNNNNNNNNNNNNNNNNNNNNNNNNNNNNNNNNNNNNNNNNNNNNNNNNNNNNNNNNNNNNNNNNNNNNNNNNNNNNNNNNNNNNNNNNNNNNNNNNNNNNNNNNNNNNNNNNNNNNNNNNNNNNNNNNNNNNNNNNNNNNNNNNNNNNNNNNNNNNNNNNNNNNNNNNNNNNNNNNNNNNNNNNNNNNNNNNNNNNNNNNNNNNNNNNNNNNNNNNNNNNNNNNNNNNNNNNNNNNNNNNNNNNNNNNNNNNNNNNNNNNNNNNNNNNNNNNNNNNNNNNNNNNNNNNNNNNNNNNNNNNNNNNNNNNNNNNNNNNNNNNNNNNNNNNNNNNNNNNNNNNNNNNNNNNNNNNNNNNNNNNNNNNNNNNNNNNNNNNNNNNNNNNNNNNNNNNNNNNNNNNNNNNNNNNNNNNNNNNNNNNNNNNNNNNNNNNNNNNNNNNNNNNNNNNNNNNNNNNNNNNNNNNNNNNNNNNNNNNNNNNNNNNNNNNNNNNNNNNNNNNNNNNNNNNNNNNNNNNNNNNNNNNNNNNNNNNNNNNNNNNNNNNNNNNNNNNNNNNNNNNNNNNNNNNNNNNNNNNNNNNNNNNNNNNNNNNNNNNNNNNNNNNNNNNNNNNNNNNNNNNNNNNNNNNNNNNNNNNNNNNNNNNNNNNNNNNNNNNNNNNNNNNNNNNNNNNNNNNNNNNNNNNNNNNNNNNNNacaaaaccatgtcttcattattaggcgaaagtaacaggtgcatgatagtacgaagctctccaaagttattttggaacggagtcccagataagataattcgctttttggtacaaagttcagcaagagccttccaaatatcgttatttggaaggcctttgctgaaattcatacaaaaaggcaaattatcctatccgggacaccattccaaaataactttggaggacttcgtcatgccctggttacttccggctaatgatgaagccatggatttcttcaatactttgacactaggaaacctctctcgacccctcggcgatcctcgacccctcgaaccctccaCGACCCTGGacccctcgacccctcgaaccctcgacgaccctaggccccctctcgaccccctcatgttgaagttatcgggtagggggtatatcgacaacgacatacccaatacatgcatacatacatacatatcacatgcatccatacatatatgaacaaaattaatatcaactaattaacaacctaaattaaaaaactaatacatataggaagaagaagaaaaaagaagagaagaaagaatagaggagaagactttctcttcttcctctcctcttcttctccctcttcttctccctcttcttccccttcttccctcgaccccctaaactagttctcaaccctcgaccccctaaactagttctcgaccccccctcatgtcgaagttatcagggaaggggtatatcgacccccccccctcatgtcgaagttatcggggagggtTATATCGACCCCCCTCCTGTCGAAGTTaacggggagggggtatatcgacaatgaCATGCATACATGGAAAAAAATGCTATCCATCtatacatacatagccacatacatatatacatggaAATAATGCTATGAAAAaaaatatgaacaaaaaaatgctatgaacaaaaaaaaatacacataaacaaaaaaaaatacatatatgaacaaaaaatgCTCTGAACAAAAAAAATAATACACATATATGAACATCTATACATACatatagccacatacatatatacattatatatacgtacaaaaaatgaaaaaaatgataAACAGGTGGCGGTGGCTCACAACAGCGAGGTTGACTGGCgagggcgacggcgagggcggcgAGGGCTCGGGGGCGGTGCGGGCTCGAGgagcgggcggcggtggcgacgaggagcgggcggtgacggcgacggcgacctcggggcggcgacggcgagcacgggcagcctggcggcgtcatCGGGGCGGGATCGAAGAAACTGAATCAAAATTTTCATAAGTGTGGctcaaccgggactaaaggggggcattggtcacggtttgtgccacgaaccgtgaccaatggccccctttggtcccggttggtgccaccaaccgggaccaaaggccttgtgcggctgctgcgtcgaaagtttagtcccacctcgctagttgagaggggtgcgcagtggtttataagccccactgccgcacccctctcgagctcctctccattgcaggcttacgggcctaattgtcactgctatgcctgtgggcctactgggcctcctgcgggcctgaatcctggcccttggatgggtttctagtcgtattcaggccgtgggggcccagtaggtggcatttttttgtttttttgttgctttatttttttttgttttttgctttattttttaattctttatgcttttagttttagaaaaattataaactttttgttaatgccattagttttcaaatttgaaaacactttttttgttttttgttttctttgttgctttatttattttattttgtttctacttacaacaaaatacttattgttgctatttttttccagttttttgttttgttttctgcattatttattttcttttgttttttgttttatttttttattctttttgcttttagttttagaaaaattataaactttctgttagtgccattagttttcaaatttgaaaacactttttttagcttttttgttttctttgttgctttatttattttattttgtgattaactttactataaaaatagttttttcttgtttttttgatttgttttttgcattatttattttcttttgtttttttgctttaatttttaattctgtttgctttttggttagcaaaattataaactttctgttagtgccattagttttagaaaaattataaactttctgttagtgccattagttttcaaatttgaatagttaaattttgaattctttgaaaattgtttgaatcacaagtttgtgattaacttactaaaaatgagaatagatgcgcttatagagaaaattcaacctaaattcctagtaaatttctatgaatttcagagaaattcactatgaatttaggttaaacttttctctattaaggcatctattttcactttgagaagagctcaacaaggcagagagggaaggacttataaaccggtgtgagcccccttcggttggcgaggtgggactaaactctgctCGCAAcaaggaccaaccctttagtcccggtttgtggcacaaaccgggactaatggtcatgggccaggggcgaggagtAAAATTATAAAttttttgttagtgccattagttttagaaagttgaaagttggcatggggcagggactaatggtcatggtattacgagggccgaatcatagacaggacgagggccgacgggggcggataccaaaaccattgcactatataagatgcaataataaaagtaagaaaataatacaagtatctatgtaaacatacaagtaagaatagttttcctttcagaaagaagataaaacaagaggctcaccacggtggtgccggcgatgagctcgacgcgggtgatcgacggcggtgaagacggggacggggcgtgacggaccactaaacctagacaaatattatggaaaatggagcttggaggtcgagcttggagaggagaaagcttaagtagtgtggctcgggcatttcatcgaacaccttgtgtgcataggaggtgagctagagcaccaccaagccctctcccctccggccagagaaaaacagagcactgaggtgctctgctcgcgagcgaggggtatatataggcacctcattggtcctggttgatgacatgagccgggactgaaggggagcctttggtcccggttcaagccaccaaccgggaccaatggtggtgggccaggaacgaggcccattggtcccggttcatcccaccaaccgggaccaaaaggttcagatgaaccgggaccaatggcccacgtggcccggccggccccctgggctcacgaaccgggaccaatgcccacattggtcccggttctggactgaaccgggactaatgggctgacccggcctgaaACAAAGCCCTATTTTCTACTAATGAGGTATGGAAGGCCATAGAAAGTTTACCATCTCTGATAGCAGTTGGACCATCGGCAAAGAGAGCAACAACAGCAAGAGTCATGGCCACGTCAGGCATTTTGTTCATGTTGACATCGACAGCCTTTAAGTGTTTCCTTCCAAAGGGCTGACGCGGTGGGCCAGTAACAGTTACACTAGTGTCAGTCCATGTAACCTTAGCTCCCATCATTTCAAGTACCTCAGCGAATTTCACATCACCCTGCAATATTACACATCGTTAGGGAGGAGAATGACAGCACATGGAAGCCACTTACAGAATACAGCAGTTTGAGAGATTCAGCTACGAATATCCACTTAAAGCATGTTTGGTTGAAAATGGTATACATTCAATAATGTAATATGTCAAGTATGCTCAACCAAAAGGGTAAAATTGGATAGTAGAATTTTACCTGCAAACTGGTGGTGCCGCAACCTTCAACAGTCACAGTCCCTCCGGTGATGGCAGCACCAGCCAAGAAATAGCTCGCACTTGAGGCATCACCTTCAACATAGGCATTTCCAGGGGACCTGTCGATTCCAGAGAATGGATGGCTCGTTTACGAAATAGTTACTGCAATTTTTATGAAGTTCGAACTAACAGTTTCCAAGTACATAATTAAGAGTATGTTCAGTAAAAGCATGGATTTGTATCCTGATGGGCCATATGGCAGCAAGGGCATAAGATAAGAAGGGCCAAAAGAAGCAAAATCAAGAATCATCTGCATAGATGCTCATTGCCAAACAACTGCTGATATTCTCTATTTTCAGTCCAATTTTAAGATGGATGATACTTCTGGTGTGATCAAGTCTATGTCCAGAAAACAGAACTGTGCAATGCATTGTAGGTAGCAGGGTCTTCAGAGCTACTGAGCAGTCGACAGATTTTGTACAATATTACTCCCTCTATTTTTATATACAAGACCACAATAAAAATTACAATATAcaactatacaaggccacaaacacTAATCGAGACAaaattaatggtgtttgcctcgtactagcaaaGAAGGACAttcattatcccttgcatgcatgtgAGTGTGAGAAGGTTGTCTTGTATGCGACCTCATTAATCAACCAAAAGGAGTGAGAGCATTGGCTTGTTGTAGGTGGGACAGAAAAATATGCATTAATAAACACGACAAACAAGGAGACAACCTAGCTTGCAATATTGACTTAAGCACACATTTACTTTTGCTTTGGTACCTGTAATATgtgtttgtggccttgtatacaaaaatgaaGGGGTATCTCCTAGTTTATCAATAATTCAAATGGGGTGTGTCTATAAATATTTGGGTAGACTGAAAATTAGAATCATTTCTTAGTACTCCACTATTAGAAGAAGTAGAACAATGTATAACTTGTATTTTTGTCCGAAAATATTGTGTAGAACCATGGTCTACCCAAACCTATGCTCGGTACCGCTCATTTCCTGATACTTATTATGGGGATTTGTGCATGGCGGGTAAGATAAACTATGGCAAAAACCATTAAGAAAAGATTAAGAGGTCTATAGTTCTAAGTAAACCTACTGGATGCCTACGCCATATGTAATAAAATAAGCATGTTGCTTTGGATGTGGCGAATGTTGTCTCACACCAACACTGTTcatattattttatttcctttgTTATGTATGCCAGATATGGTCCCACGACTTGCTCATGCAATGCCCTGTGCGTCTCATGCTCCACATTTTAGTGATTTCCCGTATAGAACAAGAGTAGATGAGGCTAGTTTGTTTTAATTTTTTTGTTGCATGGTGGATGTAGTTGGGGTCTGATTCTGTTGTATGCTTTACTTATAAGCTGTGAAACTTAACCACGTATGTGGATGCGGCGTACCTTTTTTAAGATGAGCAGTGCCTAGCATAGCTTTACACTGTGTCAGTATATACTTGCATTTTCAAACATTTTTTAGGCTGTAAAACCTTATTGAGCATTTCAAATTGTTCTGTGCAGTCTTTATAGATATAAAAGAATGTATGCGGTGTGTCGGTACAGATTTACAACAGTAGATACCCTTGAAGAAAAATTATTCTTTGTATGAAGTGAAATACTGGAGAGCTTGAGCGTCTGTTTTAGATTTTAATTTATTAGAAATGTCAGGACTCCGTTTCATATAAAATGTCAGGACAGAACTCTGATTTTCATGAGATCTTTTAAAAATGTGCTACAGTGCTTAGGGGCGTGTGCCAGCCCATCTCGTTTGAAATAAAAATGACACTGTGCAGGCCTACTACAACATTGATAAGTATACCATGGTTAACGGGGCTTTAGAAAGGTTAGAGCTAACTAATAAATTTGAATTCAACCAGGGAACATATCCACATGTAAAGCAGTAGTGCATCGTACGGCGCCCAACATGGGTTCAGCCGGACCATGGTTCTGAAACACTCCCCTCTATTTTTGTCCTCCCTTAATGTAGAATCTGTCCCCCCAACTATCAGAATGCTCCGCGGTCATGCCAAAACGCTCCATCAGTTTCAATGTCATTTCAATGTAAGGAACGGAGATCAGTTTATCAATAATTTCAATCTCGACATCCCCAAGAGCCAAAGGAGCAGCCATCGGTAAGGAACTCAAGTATTGACTGCTGATGGAACCAGAGAGCTTAACCTGTGAAAATATTCCATCTTTAGCGCCAATCTCTGATAGATCACGCAATACTCACATGCTGAAATTATTCAATGTTGATTGGTTCTTAAAATTTTGTGCGTGGTGTGAGATAGCATTGCATCGTACTAGCCATGATAATAATTTCTCAATGCAAGAACGTATAGAAGAATCTGAGGCACGGATGCGCCGAGAGCAAGAACGTCAGTCTTCCTTTGAAGAAGATGATCTTCCTCTTTTGAATTATATGAATAACATAAATGAATCCTCACTTGCATTAAGTTTATGAGTGAAGAGGTACACTTTCCCTCTGCTCCGATCAAAAGAAAATAATTTGATTTGTTTCCCACTCCCTCGAGGGAATTCATACATTTGATGAGGACCCTACAATGGTACAATagtaaggatggcaattttatccatggacatggatacccatggatatccaacccgaatggatagggtttggatatgcttttgCGCCCATGGACAGCGCCAAACCCGACCCGATTACTCATGGATAGGGTATGGACATAATCTTGTACCCATGGATATATCCAAACCCGGCCCGATCCGTCTGACTTCATGAGCAATATTCTGCTACCCCTACCCCATAGTCACATGTCCCACTATAATTTTATCTTTTATCTAAAACATCCAAAAGAAATTACACAATCCCCACTCCAACGCACCTTCTCATCCTAGTATCTACACTAATTAAATGACTTGTCGTTGAGAATCAGTGCCATCTCCTTGAGTTACTCCTCTCATAGCCCTAGAGGTGGCCGCCGCTGCCAGCCGCTACCCCCACGTAAGGTGGATCACTGCAGCAGCCACAACTGGCCTGCGACAACCTAGCTCCATATCTCCTTGACCCCTCTGTCTTTGCTTTTCCACACACGCATTGATGCATGGCCGCAGCAGTGGGACAAATGCAAGGGCTATGACTACACGGCAGGGAGTGAGCACGCCAATGCAGAGTGCACATTGTGCAATGAGTTATGTCTTATGTATAGGTCTTGAGAGGACCTGAAGGATATCCAAtgggtatggatatccatcggaTTTGGACATGGTCACAATTTTTCGCCCATGGATTTTTTcatggatatggatatggatttaATATTGCTCAACCCGGTCCAAACCCGACCCATCTCCATCCTTATACAACACATCAATCCATTCAAATCAATGAAACCATATTAGGGTGATTTCTCCTCGTGATTGGAGTAAACCATTGGGGTGACTTTGTGTGTTGGTGCCGTCCACGGAAGCCATGCTATGTGGTTTCCCAACGTACCGGATTTTGTAGCATGTTTGATGACCGATGATTTAGCCGCGGAGGCGTGCACCCAGTGAGAGTTTGTGAGCCGATGAATCTATGATTTACAACGCATAAAGGTGAAGATCGCAAATGAAATCTCACTGGAGAAGCGTAACCCATGTGCTAAAATAGTACTGAAAGCACACAAAAGAAATGCAATGCGGTGGGCCAATGTGGCACCTTCGTGTCATCATACCTCAACTAATAAATAGCAGTATCTCCCATGCCTCTCTGACTCCAATTCTAGTTTCCTCTAGCAACGATGGGCGGAGATCAACCTCTCTCATGCCTCTCAGTTTCAGTTCCAGTTTCCTCTAGCAACTGAGAGATCGTCCATATATCTGGATAGTGGAAAGCATCTGTTCTGAATTGTGTAGGCTTGAAAGGCACCAGGAACGATTTTATGGTGGTGAGGCAGAGTCAGTTAACCAATTTCCTTCTCTCACCTCACCTGGTAGAGGAGATGGCGGTCGTCCCGAACAGGAAGATACCTTTGCGGGCCAGCAATCGCGAGAGGCAAATACAATCCCCACGGGATGGAGAAGTGACACTCTCTGACCCAAGATATGCACATCCCGACATGGGACCGAGATTCTGCGATTTCGAGCATGAAATCTCAAAGTCATTGACGGCCTGTGTACGGGATTTGGGTTTGACGGGGAGGGCACGGGGACAAAATTAGCTTGCAGAGATGGACTTTTTGCAAACTGTGCGTGCAGAGCATCCCACCCGAATCTGGACCATCAATCTACCATCTTATGGTACAGATCCATTTTTTCTATTTTTGCATCACAGGCTCAGATTCTATAGTACTTGCTCCCCAACCCAACGACACCGCACATCCATCTTCTATGCCGGTGGCATGCTCTCCCACCGTCGGATCTCACGTTGAGATCCGTACCTGAATTGTTTCATTTAGGCTCGGTATTACCTTTCAAGCATTCAGTTGTGTGCGAGGGGATGCTTCCTCCTTTCCTATACTACTAGCTTGCATGCCCAAGATCCTCCGCGAGCAGCAGCATGACATCTAGATCATAATTTATTTCTTATTCAAAAAACGA belongs to Triticum urartu cultivar G1812 chromosome 7, Tu2.1, whole genome shotgun sequence and includes:
- the LOC125518667 gene encoding uncharacterized protein LOC125518667, coding for MNQEKLALVDTTQRELIGPFDDSINAYDGSEIIIDPPQELTSNPTMFWDDIIKGVGQEFDNVKDFRAQLCKYSIAKGFAYRFIKNETTRVTVKCVGDGCTWRLHASESSRSKKFVIKKMTDVHTCGGEGGEGQRRATRQWLTTIIKEKLRVNASLKPKDLVKEIYEEYGVLLTYSQVWRGREVAQKEMFHVMRETFGHLPWYRDRLFQTNPGSSLELSQTVDTRRVFIAFHASLHGFANGCRPLLFLDKVPLKATNEYKLLVAAAVDADDGVFPVAFNVVEDESYDSWVWFLMQLRIALQYHSYPFNAMTFLSNGQKGLDAAVPHVFEDSHHAFCLHHIMEEFRGELRKGPWSQQIRDAMVEDFTRAAEACSIDEFNASIESIRNISTEAADWIIASKPEHWSDAVFTGCRYDHFSSNIVDAFNNWIPTKKEGSMVLMIDSLRIKIAEIMEARREACKSWEGPLTPSMDFKAQGEMSKASKLTVLCSSETVFEVRGSGIFVVNLANWECTCRRWQLSGLPCMHAVAVFNRIGRSFYDYCSKFFKIESYHMTYSGTILPIPDMDTFDFSAGATIPPPKPRTSDKPRRKRFNPNKVTTLIRLCSRCKQAGHNKATCEALL
- the LOC125520104 gene encoding 3-phosphoshikimate 1-carboxyvinyltransferase 2-like is translated as MVLHNIFGQKYKSPGNAYVEGDASSASYFLAGAAITGGTVTVEGCGTTSLQGDVKFAEVLEMMGAKVTWTDTSVTVTGPPRQPFGRKHLKAVDVNMNKMPDVAMTLAVVALFADGPTAIRDGKLSMAFHTSLVENRALFQAGSAH